In Streptomyces longhuiensis, the following proteins share a genomic window:
- a CDS encoding tetratricopeptide repeat protein gives MAGLALLATAPAVLATFEVTNRWAVGAAVGGAAVLAVVAGVWQERYKRAAQQRDEHALKIESGCLVLPSGRLPTVAQTTDPLRLGVHPAPISAVKPAQQSAAAAAERVPVYVPRDIDADLRERLARGGFVLLVGDSTAGKSRAAYEAMRTTLPNHLLIAPQNRDALPAALAQAASTRRCVLWLSDLEHYLGADGLTRTGIARVLSGNGHHRIILATLRATEQARLTGGPTTQDEAGRTAHHEAREALEQAHLLRMQRVFSAAEQQRARTSEWDPRIADALAHADVYGLAEYLAAGPELLRDWHDAWSPNTDPAAPTYPRAAALIAAATDIRRAGHTAPLSRHLLEATHEHYLTQRGGRRLQPEPLPTAWEWVTKPRRATTALLQPEDDDHVQVFDYLTDTVQRHSAPGEHVPAGVIQTVLADCAPQDATNIAATAYAQGRYQLAEIGWRAAYGARDTTLGPEHTDTLTSRHNLAVALRDLGRLEEAEAEHRAVLDARIRVLGPEHPKTLISRSNVSVALRDLGRLEEAEAEHRAVLDARTRILGPEHPHTLISRSSLASVLGDLGRLEEAEAEHRAVLDARIRVLGPEHPHTLTSHHNLSIVLGHLGRLEEAEAEHRAVLDARTRVLGPEHPHTLISRSSLASLLADLERSNDL, from the coding sequence GTGGCTGGGTTGGCGCTGTTGGCGACCGCCCCGGCCGTGTTGGCGACGTTTGAGGTAACCAACCGGTGGGCGGTAGGCGCCGCGGTCGGCGGCGCGGCCGTGCTGGCGGTGGTGGCCGGGGTGTGGCAGGAGCGCTACAAGCGCGCCGCGCAGCAACGGGACGAGCATGCCCTCAAGATCGAGAGCGGTTGCCTGGTGCTGCCGAGCGGCCGACTGCCAACCGTGGCGCAGACGACCGACCCGCTCCGGCTGGGCGTGCATCCTGCCCCGATCAGCGCCGTCAAGCCGGCACAGCAGTCCGCTGCCGCGGCGGCAGAGCGGGTGCCGGTTTACGTACCGCGCGACATCGATGCGGATCTGCGCGAGCGATTGGCGCGCGGCGGCTTCGTGCTACTGGTGGGGGATTCCACCGCAGGCAAGTCCCGCGCGGCCTACGAGGCAATGCGCACCACCTTGCCTAATCATCTGCTGATCGCGCCCCAGAATCGTGATGCCCTACCGGCGGCGCTGGCCCAAGCGGCTAGCACTCGGCGGTGCGTGCTGTGGCTGAGCGACCTGGAACACTATCTGGGCGCCGACGGGTTGACCCGAACCGGCATCGCGCGGGTGCTGAGTGGAAACGGCCACCACCGCATCATCTTGGCGACTCTGCGCGCAACCGAGCAGGCCCGCCTCACCGGCGGCCCGACCACCCAGGATGAAGCCGGTCGTACGGCCCACCACGAGGCCCGCGAGGCCCTGGAACAAGCCCACCTGCTACGCATGCAGCGGGTGTTCAGCGCGGCCGAGCAGCAGCGGGCCCGAACCAGCGAATGGGATCCGAGGATTGCGGACGCACTCGCCCATGCCGACGTCTACGGCCTCGCTGAATACCTGGCCGCCGGGCCCGAGCTGCTGCGTGACTGGCACGATGCCTGGAGCCCGAACACCGATCCTGCCGCACCAACGTATCCACGCGCCGCCGCCCTGATCGCCGCCGCCACCGACATCCGCCGGGCCGGCCACACTGCGCCTCTGTCGCGTCACCTGCTGGAGGCCACCCACGAGCACTACCTCACCCAGCGCGGCGGCCGCCGACTGCAGCCAGAACCGTTGCCGACTGCGTGGGAATGGGTCACCAAGCCGCGGCGGGCCACCACCGCGCTGCTCCAGCCGGAAGACGACGACCACGTCCAGGTCTTCGATTACCTGACCGACACCGTCCAACGGCACAGCGCCCCCGGCGAGCATGTCCCCGCGGGCGTCATCCAAACCGTGCTGGCCGACTGTGCCCCGCAAGATGCCACCAACATCGCCGCGACCGCGTACGCCCAAGGCCGATATCAACTCGCGGAGATCGGTTGGCGCGCAGCTTATGGGGCCAGAGATACGACCCTGGGCCCGGAGCACACAGACACCCTGACCAGCCGCCACAACCTCGCCGTCGCGCTCCGGGATCTGGGGCGTCTGGAGGAGGCGGAGGCGGAGCACCGTGCAGTGTTGGATGCCCGCATCCGGGTGCTAGGCCCTGAACATCCGAAGACCCTGATCAGCCGCAGCAACGTCTCCGTCGCGCTCCGGGATCTGGGGCGTCTGGAGGAGGCGGAGGCGGAGCACCGTGCAGTGTTGGATGCCCGCACTCGGATATTGGGCCCTGAACACCCGCACACCTTGATCAGCCGCAGCAGCCTTGCCAGCGTGCTCGGGGATCTGGGGCGTCTGGAGGAGGCGGAGGCGGAGCACCGTGCAGTGTTGGATGCCCGCATCCGGGTGCTAGGCCCTGAACACCCGCACACCCTGACCAGCCACCACAACCTCTCCATCGTGCTCGGGCATCTGGGGCGTCTGGAGGAGGCGGAGGCGGAGCACCGTGCAGTGTTGGATGCCCGCACCCGGGTGCTGGGCCCCGAACACCCGCACACCTTGATCAGCCGCAGCAGCCTTGCCAGCCTGCTGGCTGACCTGGAACGTTCAAACGATCTCTAG
- a CDS encoding IS5 family transposase (programmed frameshift) — protein MSADLVPDDLWDRVVPLLPARPARRHRYPGRLPVDDRSALRGIVYVLCKGVSWRDVPAEQVGCSGVTAWRRLRDWTEAGVWPRLHEVLLAELRAAGLLEMDDAAIDGSHVRALKRGAHTGPSPVDRARPGSKHHLIVDRQGTPLAVSLTSGNRHDVTQLMPLLDAVPRIRGLRGRPRHRPRRLFADRGYDYDKYRRLVRARGITPKIARRGVPHGSGLGKTRWVVERPFAWLHQFKRLRIRYEIRTDLHLGLLQLACSIICLRRLRTSF, from the exons GTGTCTGCTGACCTTGTGCCTGATGATCTGTGGGATCGCGTCGTGCCGCTGTTGCCGGCTCGTCCGGCTCGGCGGCACCGGTATCCCGGGCGGTTGCCGGTGGATGACCGGTCTGCGTTGCGGGGCATCGTTTACGTGCTGTGCAAAGGCGTGAGCTGGCGGGACGTTCCCGCGGAGCAGGTCGGCTGCAGCGGGGTGACGGCCTGGCGACGTCTGCGGGACTGGACCGAGGCGGGTGTCTGGCCCCGGCTGCACGAGGTGCTGCTGGCCGAGTTACGGGCTGCCGGGTTGCTGGAGATGGACGACGCGGCGATCGACGGATCGCACGTGCGTGCCCTCA AAAGGGGGGCTCACACCGGACCTTCGCCGGTCGACCGGGCCCGGCCCGGAAGCAAGCACCACCTGATCGTCGACCGGCAGGGCACCCCGCTCGCCGTCTCTTTGACCAGTGGAAACCGTCACGATGTCACCCAGCTCATGCCGCTGCTGGACGCAGTACCCCGCATCCGTGGCCTACGTGGCCGACCCCGCCACCGGCCACGGCGGCTCTTCGCCGACCGCGGCTACGACTACGACAAGTACCGGCGTCTCGTCCGGGCCCGCGGGATCACACCCAAGATCGCCCGCCGCGGAGTCCCGCACGGTTCCGGCCTGGGCAAGACCCGCTGGGTCGTCGAGCGCCCCTTCGCATGGCTCCATCAGTTCAAGCGGCTTCGGATTCGCTACGAGATACGTACCGACCTCCACCTGGGCCTGCTTCAACTCGCCTGCAGCATCATCTGCTTGAGACGACTCCGAACCTCATTCTGA
- a CDS encoding PD-(D/E)XK nuclease family protein yields the protein MSNLPDLRFLLSINSENAWSDLLATLMNADQAITRSVLGIEAVGPLQIRREVSKSRGRKASDRPDLVVEANGQVVAVVEVKLLAGLGIEQLERYYKYVAEEDRDDCRFVAVSLQRIRLDTTHAQDWQNLTWEELIAPFASSPVPWAATTATAWTSHIESQVPEVDGDTVWNQIDGIDLYLALRLRAAYMYDNVALPGGSLKSIQEIGSGGLYVAIVDAPIPGSGYAVRWEATESLPTQGVGKLAGGSGLRGVEFRFSLVQQQVTSSKAYDWDHLALLWQEYLTQEDWIPWRPHPPRKTLQWEKDGVARLKELGAPAFLGSGYGEGQAKLSGEVEFGARFVLSPSIALKEATEVLSRVAVIGSRMAQHATQPQGRL from the coding sequence GTGAGCAACCTCCCGGACCTTCGCTTCCTGCTCTCGATCAACAGCGAGAACGCGTGGAGCGATCTGCTCGCCACCCTCATGAATGCCGACCAGGCGATCACCCGCTCCGTGCTCGGGATCGAGGCTGTTGGCCCGCTCCAGATTCGTCGGGAGGTCTCGAAGTCGCGGGGCCGGAAGGCATCGGATCGACCCGACCTGGTGGTGGAGGCGAACGGTCAGGTTGTCGCTGTCGTCGAAGTGAAGCTGCTTGCTGGCCTCGGAATTGAACAGCTGGAGCGGTACTACAAATACGTCGCCGAGGAGGACCGAGACGACTGCCGGTTCGTGGCGGTCTCGCTTCAGCGCATCCGCCTTGATACCACCCATGCCCAGGACTGGCAGAATCTCACCTGGGAGGAGCTCATCGCTCCCTTCGCCTCGTCCCCGGTGCCGTGGGCCGCGACGACCGCCACAGCCTGGACGAGCCACATCGAGTCCCAGGTGCCGGAGGTGGATGGCGACACCGTCTGGAATCAGATCGACGGTATCGACCTGTACCTCGCCCTCCGGCTTCGTGCCGCCTACATGTACGACAACGTCGCCTTGCCCGGCGGCTCATTGAAGTCGATCCAGGAGATTGGCTCCGGTGGCCTGTACGTCGCGATCGTGGACGCCCCGATTCCGGGTAGCGGTTACGCCGTCCGCTGGGAAGCCACCGAGAGCTTGCCGACTCAGGGCGTTGGCAAGCTCGCCGGGGGCAGCGGGCTTCGTGGGGTCGAATTCCGCTTTTCCCTCGTGCAGCAGCAAGTCACCTCTTCCAAGGCCTACGACTGGGATCACCTGGCGCTGCTCTGGCAGGAGTACCTCACCCAAGAGGACTGGATTCCGTGGAGACCCCATCCGCCGCGCAAGACGTTGCAATGGGAGAAGGATGGCGTGGCTCGACTCAAGGAACTCGGCGCTCCGGCGTTCCTCGGCAGTGGCTATGGCGAGGGGCAGGCCAAGCTCAGCGGTGAGGTCGAGTTTGGCGCGCGCTTCGTGCTGTCGCCCTCAATCGCACTCAAGGAAGCCACCGAGGTGCTCAGCAGGGTGGCCGTGATCGGATCCCGGATGGCACAGCACGCGACTCAGCCGCAGGGGAGACTGTGA
- a CDS encoding lamin tail domain-containing protein, with protein sequence MQGVPVTVSTSARRLTAAALTAAAVTAVIAVPASAADHGAQWRSVEISRVQYDSPGWDNRSNRSLNQEWVEITNNTRRSVNLDGWTLADEDGHTYTFDHYRLAGRATVRVHTGIGYDARHDVYQDRRAYVWDNRSDTATLRNDHDRYVDDASWGRHHYQARG encoded by the coding sequence ATGCAGGGAGTACCTGTGACCGTATCCACGTCCGCTCGCCGTCTGACCGCTGCCGCGCTGACCGCCGCTGCCGTCACCGCGGTGATCGCGGTGCCCGCGTCCGCCGCCGATCACGGCGCGCAGTGGCGGAGCGTCGAGATCAGCCGCGTGCAGTACGACTCCCCGGGATGGGACAACCGTTCCAACCGCTCCCTGAACCAGGAGTGGGTGGAGATCACCAACAACACGCGCCGCAGCGTGAACCTTGATGGATGGACGCTGGCGGACGAGGACGGCCACACCTACACCTTCGACCACTACCGCCTCGCCGGCCGTGCCACGGTCCGCGTCCACACCGGTATCGGCTACGACGCCCGCCACGACGTCTACCAGGACCGCCGGGCCTACGTGTGGGACAACCGTTCCGACACCGCCACCCTGCGCAACGACCACGATCGCTACGTCGACGACGCTTCCTGGGGCCGTCACCACTACCAGGCTCGAGGCTAG
- a CDS encoding DUF4240 domain-containing protein → MDIDAFWHVVEAAQAGATSTGEPFDEVLVNQLADRPRHEILEYAERFDELHDALYRWDVWAAAYLIGGGCSDDSFMDFRAGVIAMGRQWYQRVATDPDSLAGHPDVVQATDVQGRSEVLFYEDVNYAASGAFERITGDADAFYEAWRSFRRADPEGDKAVDMGEDFDFDDDSEMSRRLPRLAALFLDSNP, encoded by the coding sequence ATGGACATCGACGCCTTCTGGCACGTCGTCGAAGCAGCCCAGGCCGGGGCGACCTCGACGGGCGAGCCGTTTGACGAGGTTCTCGTCAACCAGCTCGCGGATAGACCGCGTCACGAGATCTTGGAGTATGCAGAACGCTTCGATGAGCTGCACGACGCCCTGTATCGCTGGGATGTGTGGGCGGCTGCTTACCTCATCGGGGGCGGGTGCTCCGACGACAGTTTCATGGACTTCCGCGCTGGTGTGATCGCCATGGGTCGTCAGTGGTACCAGCGCGTCGCCACTGACCCCGACAGCCTCGCTGGGCACCCTGATGTGGTTCAGGCTACTGACGTCCAGGGCCGTTCCGAGGTGTTGTTCTACGAGGACGTGAACTATGCAGCCAGCGGGGCATTTGAACGGATCACGGGTGATGCAGACGCCTTCTACGAAGCCTGGCGCAGCTTCCGCAGGGCTGATCCAGAGGGTGACAAGGCGGTTGATATGGGCGAGGATTTCGACTTCGATGACGACAGTGAGATGAGTCGTCGGCTTCCCCGCCTGGCCGCCCTGTTCCTTGACTCGAACCCCTGA